The following are from one region of the Natronomonas marina genome:
- a CDS encoding RPA family protein, whose protein sequence is MVNDCEAGNTLSEDAVSPGSAANGDREVAKRVFAEEFNNATSTFTESDEDRAPVYSLLPSGEKANRVFVVGTLTETTDVGNDSEYWQARIVGPTGTFFAYAGQYQPEAASVLRNAEAPAYVAVVGKARTYETDDGDINVSIRPESINIVDGEARDAWVAETAEQTKARLEAFDPDDPTENDDERNYDAMAVDLYDPDIDAYEAMVSNALDDLEAGEINEGEDDE, encoded by the coding sequence GTGGTCAACGACTGTGAGGCGGGCAACACTCTCTCCGAAGACGCTGTCTCGCCCGGCAGCGCAGCGAATGGTGACCGCGAGGTCGCCAAGCGCGTCTTTGCCGAGGAGTTCAACAACGCAACAAGCACCTTCACCGAATCCGACGAAGACCGTGCGCCCGTGTACTCGCTGCTGCCGTCGGGTGAGAAGGCCAATCGTGTCTTCGTGGTCGGAACGCTGACCGAGACGACGGACGTCGGCAACGACTCCGAGTACTGGCAGGCCCGCATCGTGGGCCCGACCGGGACGTTCTTCGCCTATGCTGGGCAGTACCAGCCCGAGGCCGCCAGCGTCCTGCGGAATGCGGAAGCCCCGGCGTACGTCGCAGTGGTCGGCAAGGCGCGCACCTACGAGACCGACGACGGTGACATCAACGTCTCCATCCGCCCCGAGTCGATCAACATTGTCGACGGTGAGGCTCGGGACGCGTGGGTCGCGGAAACCGCCGAGCAGACGAAGGCACGGCTCGAGGCGTTCGACCCCGACGACCCCACCGAGAACGACGACGAGCGCAACTACGATGCGATGGCGGTCGACCTCTACGACCCTGACATCGATGCCTACGAGGCGATGGTCAGCAACGCTCTCGACGACCTCGAGGCTGGCGAGATCAACGAAGGAGAGGACGACGAGTAG
- a CDS encoding DNA polymerase sliding clamp: MIEADRLDQTITTLSVLVDESRVHLNDLGLRLAAVDPANVAMDETNITETAFESYQADGGVLGVDLTKLADVVGMADNDDLIQMSLDPETRKLLIEFGGLEYTLALLDPDTIRQEPDIPDLDLPARVVLEGRDIDRAVRAADMVSDHVELIVDPDDEAFRVHAEGDTDDVDLELGRDDLIDLEVGAADSLFSLDYLKDLNKAIPKDAEVEILLGEDFPAKFNYEYADGAATVTQMLAPRIQSD, encoded by the coding sequence ATCATCGAGGCTGACCGCCTCGACCAGACGATCACCACGCTTAGCGTCCTCGTCGACGAGTCTCGCGTCCACCTGAACGATCTCGGCCTTCGCCTCGCCGCTGTCGATCCCGCGAACGTCGCGATGGACGAGACGAACATCACCGAAACCGCCTTCGAGTCTTACCAAGCCGATGGTGGCGTCCTCGGCGTCGACCTCACCAAGCTCGCCGACGTCGTCGGTATGGCTGACAACGACGACCTCATCCAGATGTCGCTCGACCCGGAGACCCGCAAGCTCCTCATCGAGTTCGGCGGTCTCGAGTACACGCTCGCACTCCTCGACCCCGACACGATCCGCCAAGAGCCCGACATCCCCGACCTCGACCTCCCAGCACGTGTCGTCCTCGAAGGTCGCGACATCGACCGTGCTGTTCGGGCCGCCGATATGGTCTCCGACCACGTCGAACTCATCGTCGATCCCGACGACGAGGCCTTCCGCGTCCACGCCGAAGGCGATACCGACGATGTCGACCTCGAACTCGGTCGCGACGACCTCATCGACCTCGAGGTCGGCGCTGCCGACTCGCTCTTCTCGCTGGACTACCTCAAGGATCTCAACAAGGCGATCCCGAAGGACGCCGAAGTCGAAATCCTCCTCGGCGAGGACTTCCCCGCGAAGTTCAACTACGAGTACGCCGACGGCGCCGCCACTGTCACCCAGATGCTCGCCCCCCGGATTCAAAGTGACTGA
- a CDS encoding RNA-guided endonuclease InsQ/TnpB family protein yields the protein MRRVNTFDVCPHSRRDKLALIELLDASTACWNQVQYARRQAFLNRKESEGNATVSQLKQAVKKTATQEEYRQKYIQQLSSSIPQQLVQKNWQTWDGFFELLKKYRNPEDDSVTDRPGLPGYWKEDGVRTLHTLLRNDTYTLSLGKRSRLRIPLGKELKEKYGIGYHEKLTLEVRGRPHWEGKQGRLELVYDRETESFTAHQSVGDDTHTPSRRTSTHSHLLATTDGEDVVAAVDIGANTLAACTTSRGDHCLFHGRPCFEDFHAYTREISRLQAMLPDGRYSSKRIREVYRKRSVKRDHAMDALIQHLAEWLAEHNVTELIVGDLSDVLKTHWSARVNEKNHLFWAHGRFRRRLHEVVEAEYGIMVHEKSEANTSSRCPHCGAENVHRSGDLLQCRTCGVEAHADVAGSMNFLVTETAVEYRDLNQGGSMARPAASGQNRLGDAVACFEWDDHCWRQRDHSTKEEPANHTRQGKFPSGDPGTA from the coding sequence ATGAGACGCGTCAATACATTCGATGTCTGTCCTCACTCCCGTAGGGACAAGCTTGCACTCATTGAGCTGTTGGACGCGTCCACCGCGTGCTGGAACCAAGTCCAGTATGCTCGCCGTCAAGCCTTCCTCAATAGGAAAGAATCAGAGGGCAACGCAACTGTCTCACAGCTTAAACAGGCCGTCAAGAAGACCGCTACCCAAGAAGAATACCGTCAGAAGTACATTCAGCAACTCTCCTCAAGCATCCCCCAGCAACTTGTCCAGAAGAATTGGCAGACGTGGGACGGCTTCTTCGAACTCTTGAAAAAATACCGTAACCCGGAGGATGACAGCGTGACAGACCGTCCCGGCCTACCGGGATACTGGAAGGAGGACGGCGTCCGAACGCTCCATACGCTCCTCCGCAACGATACATATACGCTTTCGCTAGGCAAGCGTTCGCGACTGCGAATTCCACTGGGAAAGGAGCTCAAGGAGAAGTACGGCATCGGATACCACGAAAAACTCACACTCGAAGTTCGTGGCCGCCCGCACTGGGAGGGCAAGCAGGGCCGTCTTGAACTCGTCTACGACCGTGAAACCGAATCGTTCACCGCACATCAGTCCGTTGGCGATGACACGCATACACCGTCGAGACGGACCTCTACTCACTCCCACTTACTGGCCACTACGGACGGCGAGGACGTGGTGGCAGCGGTGGACATCGGTGCGAACACCCTCGCTGCCTGTACGACGAGTCGAGGTGACCACTGCTTGTTCCACGGGCGCCCATGCTTCGAAGACTTCCACGCATACACCCGAGAAATCAGTCGTCTACAAGCTATGCTCCCCGATGGCCGGTACTCAAGCAAGCGTATTCGGGAAGTGTACCGGAAGCGTAGCGTGAAACGCGATCACGCGATGGATGCACTCATCCAGCACCTCGCGGAGTGGTTGGCAGAACACAATGTTACCGAGTTGATTGTCGGCGATCTCTCAGATGTCCTCAAAACGCACTGGTCGGCGCGGGTGAACGAGAAAAATCACTTGTTTTGGGCACATGGGCGATTTCGTCGCCGGTTACACGAGGTCGTAGAGGCTGAGTACGGGATTATGGTGCATGAAAAGTCCGAGGCAAACACGTCCTCGCGGTGTCCTCACTGTGGAGCTGAGAACGTTCATCGAAGCGGTGATCTCTTGCAGTGTCGAACGTGCGGCGTGGAAGCGCACGCAGATGTAGCGGGAAGTATGAATTTCCTCGTCACTGAAACCGCAGTAGAGTATCGTGATTTGAATCAAGGTGGGTCGATGGCTCGGCCCGCGGCTTCCGGTCAGAACAGGCTGGGAGACGCAGTTGCGTGCTTCGAGTGGGACGATCACTGCTGGCGACAGCGTGATCACTCGACCAAAGAGGAACCCGCAAACCACACCCGTCAGGGGAAATTTCCCTCCGGTGACCCAGGCACGGCCTGA